The stretch of DNA GGTGAGACAGCCGACGTTGGCGTATGGCACCGCCGCTGCTTCCGACGCTCGGTCTGGTCGTCGTCCTGCTCGCCTGTAGTGCCTTCTTCTCCAGCAGCGAGACGGCGCTGTTCTCGCTGTCGCGGGAGGCCCTCGCGGAGGCGGCCCGGACCGACCCGCGTGCGGCCGCCGTCGAGGACGTGCTGGCCGACCCCCACCGGCTCCTCGTGACGCTGCTGGTGGGGAACAACGTCGTCAACGTCGCGCTGTCGAGCCTGCTGACGGCGCTGCTGGCCGAGCGGCTCGACCCGGGACTGGCCGTCGTCGCGACGACGGTCGTCGCCAGCACCGTCGTCCTCGTCGGGGGCGAGATCGTCCCGAAGTCCTACGGCCTCGGGCACGCGCAGTCGTACGCGGTGCGGGTGATCCGCCCGCTCCGGTACGTCGAACTCCTGCTGTACCCCGTCGTCACGGTGTTCGACGCACTCACGCGGGTGCTGTCGGCGAAGATCGGCGGCCAACAGGCCATCGAGCGACCGTACGAGGACGACTAGCCGAGGCGACCGCGGAGGGCACCGGTCACGCGCCGCCAGCCGCCACGGAGGGACCGCTCCGACCAGTGGAACTCGACGCCGGCCCAGACCACGGCGGTGACGAGACCGAGCGCGGCGAACGCGAGGTCGGTGAACCGGACCCAGGAGGGGGCGACGTACAGCAGGCCGTTGGCGACCAGACTCGGGGTGAGCGCCTTCAGCCCGATCCAGAACCGGTCGACGAGGGGGAGCGTCTGTCCGCCGACGCCGCCGGCCGTCGCGTTCGTCCGGTTCCGTACGTCCGCGACGACGGCCGCGGTGTCCCCGGGCCGCTCGGCGACTGCCTCGCGGTACTGGGCGGCCGGCCCGCCGGTGCTCTCGTCACCGGTCCCCAGCCGCTCCACGTCGTAGGGCATCCCGACGTCGAGTCGCCAGACGACCTCGCCGTCGGGACCGACCTCGGCCACGCGGTCGCCGTGGGAGTCGACGACGAGCGTGTTCCCGTCGGGGAGCCGGTCGGCGTCGCGGGGCCACTGGAGGCGCGCGTCCCGCCAGATCCAGGCGTGGGTCCAGCCGTCGTCCGTCCGGCTGTACTCGACGATGCGACCGTTCTCGGAGTCGGCGACGAGGACGGCGGGGCCGCCGTGCTCCGCCGGGATGTAGTCGGGGTTGTGCTGCTCGTAGAGGCGGTCGTGGTTCCCGTCCGAGCCGAGCGTCCGGCTCTCGTCGACCGCCCAGCCGTCCGGGCCGCGTTCGAGGAAGATCACCGAGTCCATGTTCCGCGGGCTGACCATCACGCTCCCGTCGGCCAGCAGTTCCACGTCGTTGATGTGGGTCCAGTCACCGTCGGAGCCGCCGGCCGAGCGGTCGTAGTGGGCCGATGCGTTCCAGCGCCACTCGATCTCGTCGTCCCGGGTGTCGACCGCGTAGACGCCGTCGTTCACGATGTCCGCGACGAGGAGGTGCGTGTCGTTGATGCGGTCCACGTCGTGCCACCGCGCGGAGTAGATCCGCGGCGTGACGTCCGCGTACACTCGCTCGCGGTCGCCGGTCGTCAGGTTCGCGCGGACGACGACGTTCCGGGTGCACTCCTCGCTGGAGACGTTCGCACAGGCCGCGCCGTCGAGGTGTTCGGCCGCGACGTACTCGACGGTGTAGCGCTCGCCCTCGACGGGGTCCACGTCGAAGTAGACGCGGTAGCGGTCCTCGTAGTAGACGACGGTCCCGTTCGGCGTGACGGCGGCCAGTTCGGCCGTCTCGTCGCTGACGTAGAACCCCTGCGTCGCGACGACGGTGAGGTTCCGGTCGGTGCGTGAGACGACCCGGGAGACCCGTTCCGTCGACCAGTTCTCGCCGCGGGTCGGTCGCTCGGACGCCCGCTCGAACCGGGGAGCGAGGTCGATCGCCGCCCCGTCCGTCGAGACCGCGGCGCGCGTCGCGGTGTCGTCGGCGTCGCTCCCGTTCGACGCCGCCGTGGCCCGCGTGTCACCGGCAGCGGTGAGGCCGCTGGCCGTGGCGTATGAGCCCCCGACCGCGAGGAGCGAGACGAGTACGAGCGTGAGAAAGACGAGACGAACTGCCGATTCACGACGACCTGTCACGGGCGAGTCGTCGCCGTCGGACGGGAAGGGCCTTCTGGACGGTCAGATCGGATTTTGAGCGTTCACTCCCCGTGCCACTCCGCCTCACACCCCTCGTCGCAGAAGTGGACGGTGTGGACGCTGCCGTCCTCGATCCGCGTGGAGACGCGGTGTGTCACCTCGTTGGCGATCGGTTCGCCACACACCGCACAGTCCGGGGCCTCCTCCTCGTCGATGTCCTCGTGGTGATCCGAAGTGGGGTCGACCATGGTATCGGAGGTGCGTGGTCACCCTACTTAATCCCACATACTCGCCGCTGTGACCTCCGTGGCCCTACCTGTCCCGCGTGACGCTCTCCCCGGGGGTCGTCGTCGCGCCGGCCGAGAGGACGACCCCCGGATTCAGGCTCGTGTTGATCGCCGTCCGGACGCCGTCGCCGGCGACGACGCCGTACTTCCGGCGACCGGTCGGGACCCGGTCGCCCTTCACGGTCTGTCGTACCTTCTCGCCGTCGTGTCGGAGGTTCGCCACCTGCGTCCCCGCGCCGAAGTTCACGTCCTCCCCGAGGAGGCTGTCGCCGACGTAGGAGACGTGCGGGACGTTCGAGTCGGCCATCACGACGCTGTTCTTGACCTCGACGCCGTGCCCGACGTGGACGTTCTCGCCCAGCAGCGTCGCCCCGCGGACGTAGGCGTTCGGTCCCACCGTCGCGCCCGAACGGATCAGTGCCGGCCCTTCGACGACGACGCCGGGTTCGACGACCGCCCCCGATTCGACCACGACGGTCCCCCGGAGGTCGGCGTCGCCGCGTACCTCGCCGTCGATACGGCGCTCCTGCTCGCCGAGCTTCCACTCGTTCGCCGCGAGCAGTTCCCAGGGCCGCCCGACGTCGAGCCAGCGGTCCACTTCGACGGCCGTCACCGACCGCTCGTCGACGACGCGGGCCAGCACGTCCGTGATCTCCCGCTCGCCGCGCTCGCTCGGGTCCACGTCGAGCCACTCGCGGGCCTCGGCGGGGAAGACGTACGCGCCGGCGTTTGCCAGCTCCGTCGGCGGGTCGCTCGGTTTCTCGACGACGCCGGTGACCGTGTCGCCGTCCGTCGAGAGGACGCCGTAGTTCGAGGGGTCGCCGACGCGGTAGGCCGCGACCGACGGAGCGGCGTCGAACAGCGCCGCCAGCCCCGCGTGGTCGTAGAGGTTGTCGCCGTTCAGGACGGCGAAGGGCCCGTCGAGGTGGTCGCGGGCGGCCGCGACGGCGTCGGCGGTGCCGCGCTGTTCCGCCTGGACGGCGAACCTGACCGGGACGCCCCGGTAGCTGTCGCCGAAGTACGAGCGCACCGCGTCGGCCTCGTAGCCGACGACGAAGATCAGTTCCTCGGCACCCGCCTCGACCGCGCCGTCGGCCGTGTGGGCCACGAGCGGGCGGTCGGCGACGGGCAGCATCGGCTTCAGCGTGTTCGCGGTCAGCGGTCGCATCCGGGTCCCTTCGCCGGCCGCGAGGACGACTGCTTGCATAGCCGCCCCCTCGCCCGGCCGGGAAAAATAGCTACCGCAGTCCGACGGTCGGCGGGGACCCGATCCAGCGCTCAGTCCGCTCGCGGCTCGACGAAGGCGTTGGCAACTGCGGCGCGCCCGAGCGTCCGGACCCGCGACTCGATGTCCGGGTCGCGGAACTCGCCGTCCCCGTCGAACTCGCTGGCGGCCCCGCGGATGCCGACCTCCTGAGGGAGCGTCCACCCGCGGACGTGACGGACACCGGTCCGGAGGTGCTCGAACGTCTGTCCGTACTCTCCGCCGCCGGCCGTCGCGAGCAGGCCGAACGTGACGTTCTCGCAGTCGTCCCGGCCGAGGTAGTCCAGCGCGTTCTTCAGCGCCGAGGAGACCATCCCGTGGTAGACCGGCGTCCCGAGCAGGACCGCGTCGGCGTCCCGAACGGTCCGTTTCAGCACCGCGGCGTCGCCGCGGTCACGGTCGTCCGGGTCGAACAGCGGCAGATCGAACTCCCGGAGATCGAGCAGTTCGGTCTCGGCTCCCGCCGCCGCGGCGGCGTCGAGCGCGTGTCGGAGGGCGAGTCGCGTCGTGCTCTCGTCGCGGAGACTCCCGCTGACGGCGACGACGGTGGGCGTCTCGGTCATCGGCGACAGTTGGCCGTCAGCGCGGTTAAGGCCTTCAGTCGGCGACAGGGCTGTCGCTCGGAGAACAGATACGACGGAGATGTGCTCGGTATGGGATTTGAACCCATGTCCTCGGCTCGAAAGGCCAAGATGATTGGCCGGACTACACCAACCGAGCGCATCCTGGCGTTCCGGGTGGAGTGATTTAATCCCATCGAAAGGCGACCCCACCTGCGGGACCGTCACACGGCCGGACGGCGAACGACTGTCGCGGGACCGGAGTCAGGTCGGCCCTCGTCGACGGGCCGACGTCGCCTCACTTGCCCTCGAACTCCGGCTCGCCGTCGCCCATGAAGGCCGTGATGCCCTCCATCACGTCCTCGGTGCCGATGAGGTGGCCGAACGCCTGGGACTCGACCTCGAGGCCGGCCTCGGTGTCGTCGCGGCCGGCGTGCATCGCGCGCTTGGTGAACCGCTGGGCGACCGGCGGGCCGGCCGCGAGGTCCGCGGCCAGTTCGAACGCCCGGTCCTCGAGTTCGTCGTTGCCGACGACCTCGTTGACGAAGCCGTAGTCGGCCATCTCTTCGGCGTCGTAGCGCTCGGCGGTGAAGATGATCTCCTTGGCGCGGCCCTCGCCGACGATGTTGGCGAGCCGCTGCGTGCCGCCCCAGCCGGGGAGCAGACCGAGGTTGTGTTCGGGCTGGCCGAGCTCGGAGCGCTCGGAGGCCACGCGCAGGTCGGCACAGGTCGCCAGCTCCATCCCGCCGCCGAGGGCGTACCCGTCGATGCCGGCGACGACCGGCATGTCGACGTCCTCGAGCTTGCCGAACGTCTCCTGGCCCTTCTTCGAGAGTTCCACGGCCTCGAGCGGCGTCGCGTTCGACGCCATCGACTGGACGTCCGCGCCCGCGGAGAACGCCTTGTCGCCCGCGCCGGTCAGGAGGATCGACCGCACCTCGTCGTCGGCCTCCAGCAGGTCGACGGCCTCGGCGAGCTCGTCCATCAGGTCCGGGCTGACCGTGTTCATCCGGTGGGGCCGGTCGAGCTCGATGTGGCCGACCATCTCGCCGGGGTACTCGACGGTGACGTTCTCGAACTCGGTCTCGCCCTCGTCGTCGTCGCCGTAGAAGCCGCCCACCTCTGCGGCGGCCAGCAGGCCGTCCGAGACGTCGTAGCGCCGTTCGCCGGTCTCCTCGACGAGGTCCTCCAGGGTCTCGACGAGCGTGTCGAGCCCGGCGTCGTCGCCCAGTCGTGCCGGTCCCTCGGGGAAGCCGCCGCCGAGCATCACGGCCTCGTCGATGTCCGCGACGGGTGCCACGTCGTTCTGGACGAGCTTGCCGACCTCGTTGGCCATCACGGCCAGCAGCCGCTTCTCGACGTCCTCGCGACCGGCGTCGGTCGGGATGTCGACGCCGCCGTCCTCGTAGTCGTAGAAGCCCTCGCCGGACTTCTTGCCGAGCTCGTCGTTCTCGACCTTCTGTTCGAGCAGGGGACAGGGCTCGTAGGCGTCACCCAGCACCTGGTGCATGTACTCCAGGACGTGCAGCCCGACGTCGTTGCCCACCTGGTCGGAGAGCTCGAACGAGCCCATCGGCAGGCCCATGTCGAACTTCGTCGTCGAGTCGACCTCGGCGATGGTCGCCACGTCGTCGTGGACCAGCCAGCAGGCCTCGTTCATCAGCGGGACGAGGATGCGGTTGACGATGAACCCCGGCGAGTCCTTGCGCACGCGGACCGGCGTCTTGTCGAAGTCCTCCGCGAGGGCCTCGATGGCCGACAGCGTCTCCTCGCTGGTGTGAGCGCCGGAGATGACCTCGACCAGCTGCATCCGCACCGGCGGGTTGAAGAAGTGCATCCCGCAGAACTGCTCGGGCCGATCGGTCACCTCCGAGAGCTCCGTGATCGAGAGGCTGGAGGTGTTCGTCGCGAAGATGGCATCGTCGGGGGCGTGTGCCTCAACGTCGGTGTAGACGTCTTTCTTGATCTCCATCTTCTCGGGGACGGCCTCGATGACCACGTCCGCGTCGCCGACGGCCTCCGCGACGTCGACGAGCGGTGTGACACGCCCCAGTGCCGCCTCGGCCTCGTCGTCGGTGAGCTGGTCCTTCTCGGCGAGCTTCTCCAGCGACCACTCGATGTTGTCGTAGCCGTCCTGGACGAACTCCTCTTTGATGTCGCGCATCCGCACCTCGTAGCCGGCGAGCGCGGCGACCTCGGCGATGCCGTGGCCCATGTTCCCCGCGCCCAGCACCGCGATCGTCTCGATGTCCTCGAAATCCATGACGTGTACTCCCACTGTCGGCCGACGTTTCAACGTTTCTCTCGGGGAGAAACATCTCTGCCGTTTATTTCGGATTACAAACCATTATTTGGGTCGTGTGTGAACACGCCCCGTATGGACTTCGAACTCAGCGACGAGCAACGACAGATTCGCGACGAGGTCCGCCGGTTCGCGGAGAACGAGATCCGGCCGGCCGCGACGGAGTACGACCGCGCCGAGAAGTTCCCCCACGAGATCGTCGAGAGGGCCGCCGAGATGGGGCTGACGGGGGCGAACATCCCGCTGGAGTACGGCGGGGCCGGCTACGACACGCTGACCAACGCCATCATCGCCGAGGAGCTGTTCGCGGCCGATCCCGGCATCGGCCTGTGCATCCAGTCGGCCGCGTTCGGGGCCGACGCCCTCGTCGGGTTCGGGACGGAGGCCCAGAAGGAGGAGTACCTCGAACCGGTCGCCCGCGGGGACGCGCTGATGGGGACGGCGATCTCCGAACCCGACACCGGCTCGGACGTCTCCTCGGTGTCGACCCAGGCCCGCAAGGAGGGCGACGAGTGGGTCGTCGACGGCAACAAGATGTGGATCACCAACGGCTCTGTCGGGGACTACTTCGTCGTCCTCTGTGAGACCGACCCCGACGCCGAGGGGCGCTACAACGGCTTCTCGCAGATCCTCGTCGAGTCCGACCGCGACGGCTTCGAGGCCGAGAAGATCACGGGCAAACTGGGCATCCGGGCCTCGGACACCGCCGAGCTCGTTCTGAACGACGTGCGCGTTCCCGAGGAGAACCTCGTCGGGACCCGCGGGGCCGGCTTCCTCCAGATCATGCAGTTCTTCGACGAGACCCGGACCGGCGTCGCCGCCCAGGGGGTGGGGATCGCCCGCGGTGCGGCCGAACGCGCCCTCGACTACGCCCAGGACCGCGAGCAGTTCGGCCAGCCCATCTCGGAGTTCCAGGCCATCCAGCACAAGCTCGCGGAGATGTACACCGAGATCGAGGCGGCCCGCCAGCTCACCTACAAGTCCGCCTGGAGCGTCGACAACGCCGACGACCAGCTCACCCAGCTGGCGTCGATGGCAAAGGAGAAGGCCTCCCGCGTGGCCGTCGAGACGGCCGACGAGGCGGTCCAGATCCACGGCGGAGCCGGCTACGTCGACGACTTCGACGTCGAACGGTTCTACCGCGACGCGAAGATCACCCAGATCTACGAGGGGACCACCGAGATCCAGAAGAACATCATCGCCCGCGAACTGCTCGGCAAGGGGATGGTCTGAGACGGCGGTCGCAGCCGTTCGACCCGCCGGTCCGACACCCACCGACTTATACCGTTCTGGCAGCAACGGCCGCGTACGGCAGACGGGCACTCCGCGGCCGTCGCGACGGTGCATCCGAGCGCCGCCGCTGTCCGTCACTCTCGCGGTCGCCGAGTGCTCGTACTCACTGCCGCTGTACCGCCGAGCGCCCGGAGTCTCGCCCGATCCCACCATGTTCGACAGACTCAGAGACGACGTCCGCACCGCCCTCGCGAAAGACCCAGCGGCCACGAGCGCGACCGAGGTGGTCCTCACCTACCCCGGACTCCACGCCGTCTGGCTGTACCGGCTCGCCCACGCGCTGTGGGTCCGGGACCACCGGCTCGGCGCGCGGCTGCTCTCCCATCTCGGACGCCTGCTCACCGGCGTGGAGATCCACCCCGGCGCGACGGTCGGCGACCGCCTGTTCGTCGACCACGGGATGGGCACCGTCGTCGGCGAGACGGCCGACGTCGGCGACGACGTGTTGATGTACCACGGGGTGACCCTCGGCGGTGCGTCGATGCGCCGCGAGAAGCGCCACCCCACCCTCGAAGACGGGGTGACGGTGGGAGCGGACGCCACGATCATCGGCCCCGTCACCGTCGGCGAGAACGCGACCGTCGGGGCCGGTGCCGTCGTCGTCGACGACGTCCCGCCGGGGACGACGGTTGTCGGAAATCCCGCGCGTCCGGTCTCGGAGGCCGACGGGGACATCGAGGAGTCGGCAGCGGCGGACCGCGGCCCGTCGCCGGGCGACGACTGAAGCCTTCTTGTCCGCGTGGCCGCTACGACGGAGCGATGCCCGACTCGCCACACGACGCGCTCCGCGAGGACCCCGACCTCGGCCCGCTGGTCGCCCACCACGGCGAACTGACGCTCGATCCCGCGGACGACATGTTCGAGCGCCTCGTCGTCTCGATCCTGCGCCAGCAGGTGTCGATGGCCTCGGCGGCCGCCACCCGCGAGCGCCTGTTCGAGGCCGTCGAGGTGACCCCGGAGGGAGTCCTCGCGGCCGACGACGACGTGTTGCGCGACGCCGGCCTCTCCCGGCAGAAGACCCGCTACGTCAACGAGGTCGCCGAGGCGTTCCGCGAGGCGGGGTACGGGATCGACTACTTCGCGGGGATGCCCGACGACGCGGTCCGCGCGGAGTTGACGAGCATCACCGGCGTCGGCGACTGGACCGCGAACATGCAACTGCTGTTCTCGCTCGGCCGCGAAGACGTGTTCCCGGTCGGGGACCTCGGCGTGCGCAAGGGCTTCCGCAACGTCGTCGGCGAGGACTACGACCGGCCCGAGATGGTCGAGTACGCCGAACGGTGGGCACCCTACCGGAGCTACGCGACGCTGTACCTCTGGCGTGCCGAGGAGGACGTCGCCGACAGCGTCGCCGAGGTGCGCGAGGACTGACTACTCCAGCGTCGACTCCTCTTCCTCGGTGTCGGGTTCGCGCTCGTCGTCGGCACGGCGGTTGACGTCGACCTGGTAGTGCTTGAGGATGTCCCGGCCCAGCAGGAGCGGATAGTCCATGTGCGAGCGGTCCTCGACGCTCGCGGTGACGGTGTGTTGGGTGCCCCCGATGCCGACCACGAGGTCGACGACCGGCCGCGAGCGACCGGACTTCACGCTGCCGGACTTGATCTTCACGATGTCGAGGATGGGACCGGTGCCGATCTCGGCGGCCAGTTCGGCGTCGATGCTGGTCCGGGTCGCGCCGGTGTCGGACTTCGCGAGGACAGTCTTGTTCCCGCGGGTTCCGGTGGCGACCACCTCCTCGATGTAGCCGATGGTGACGTTCTCCGGGGCCGTGGCCTTGGGTTTGGCCGGCATCGCGGCCGGCCGGGAGTCGTCGAGGCGGTCGGAGAGCCGTTCGACCTCGCTGTCGGGGACCGAGCCGCCGACCCGCTCGACGGCCGCCCGGACGATGTACGGCGCGGGGCTGACGCCGCTGGCCCGGAACAGCCCCCGGAAGCCGGCGGTGGGGTTGACCTCCAGCACGTAGTAGCCGTCCTCGCCCTGGACGATGTCGACCCCGGCGTAGTCCAGCCCGACCGCGTCGGTCGCGGCGAGTGCCATCTGCCGTACGTCGGCGGGGAGCGCCCCGGTGACGTCCTCCACCTCGCCGCCCAGCGCCACGTTGGTCCGCCACTCACCCTCGGGGGCGTAACGGTTCATCGCCGCCACGACCTGCCCGTCGACGACGTACACCCGGAGATCGTGGTGGCGGTCGCCGTCGTGGTCCAGGTACTCCTGGAGGAACGCGTGCCGGTCGCCGACCTGGGCGTTCAGCGGGTCGTCGAGTTCGACCATCCACGTCCCGCCCCCGTGGGTCCCGATGGCGGTCTTGTAGACGGCGCGCTCCCCGAACCGCTCGCGCCCCGCGTTGAGGCGGTCGTTCGAGAGCGCGAGCAGGGCGTCCGGCACCGCCACGCCGCCCTCGGCGAGCGCGGCGGCGCTGGCGAACTTGTGGAGCGCCCGCGTCGCCGGCAGCGGTTCGTTCAGCATCGGCACCAGTTCGTTCAGCGTCAGCGCGAGGCCGATCCCCTCGACCGGGTGTTCGTCGCTCGACAGCAGCAGGCGGTTCGCGATCACGTCGACGTCCGGTTCGATCGTCATCCCGCCGTCGGTCGCGGAGACGGTGAGGTTCTCCTCGCGGAGCCACTCGGTGCCGTACCCCAGTTCGTCGGCGGCGTTGAGGATCGCCTTCGACTCCTTGCTGGAGTGGAGGCTCAGCACGCCGACGGTGATGTCTTCGGTCATAGATCCGGTTTCAGACGGCCACGGCAAAGGCTTAGCGGGTCGCGGTCGCGGACTGTGTCAGGACACGCTTATACCGCCGCTCCCGCTTGTGGGGCTATGGACGAAGCCGAGCCGTTCACGTACGACGGTGGCCGGGTCGATCCCGGCGAGGTCCAGAACGTCCGCTACACCGTCAGCGAGACGTA from Haloarcula litorea encodes:
- a CDS encoding DUF21 domain-containing protein, translated to MAPPLLPTLGLVVVLLACSAFFSSSETALFSLSREALAEAARTDPRAAAVEDVLADPHRLLVTLLVGNNVVNVALSSLLTALLAERLDPGLAVVATTVVASTVVLVGGEIVPKSYGLGHAQSYAVRVIRPLRYVELLLYPVVTVFDALTRVLSAKIGGQQAIERPYEDD
- a CDS encoding DUF7576 family protein — protein: MVDPTSDHHEDIDEEEAPDCAVCGEPIANEVTHRVSTRIEDGSVHTVHFCDEGCEAEWHGE
- the glmU gene encoding bifunctional sugar-1-phosphate nucleotidylyltransferase/acetyltransferase → MQAVVLAAGEGTRMRPLTANTLKPMLPVADRPLVAHTADGAVEAGAEELIFVVGYEADAVRSYFGDSYRGVPVRFAVQAEQRGTADAVAAARDHLDGPFAVLNGDNLYDHAGLAALFDAAPSVAAYRVGDPSNYGVLSTDGDTVTGVVEKPSDPPTELANAGAYVFPAEAREWLDVDPSERGEREITDVLARVVDERSVTAVEVDRWLDVGRPWELLAANEWKLGEQERRIDGEVRGDADLRGTVVVESGAVVEPGVVVEGPALIRSGATVGPNAYVRGATLLGENVHVGHGVEVKNSVVMADSNVPHVSYVGDSLLGEDVNFGAGTQVANLRHDGEKVRQTVKGDRVPTGRRKYGVVAGDGVRTAINTSLNPGVVLSAGATTTPGESVTRDR
- a CDS encoding NADPH-dependent FMN reductase, translated to MTETPTVVAVSGSLRDESTTRLALRHALDAAAAAGAETELLDLREFDLPLFDPDDRDRGDAAVLKRTVRDADAVLLGTPVYHGMVSSALKNALDYLGRDDCENVTFGLLATAGGGEYGQTFEHLRTGVRHVRGWTLPQEVGIRGAASEFDGDGEFRDPDIESRVRTLGRAAVANAFVEPRAD
- a CDS encoding 3-hydroxyacyl-CoA dehydrogenase/enoyl-CoA hydratase family protein, whose amino-acid sequence is MDFEDIETIAVLGAGNMGHGIAEVAALAGYEVRMRDIKEEFVQDGYDNIEWSLEKLAEKDQLTDDEAEAALGRVTPLVDVAEAVGDADVVIEAVPEKMEIKKDVYTDVEAHAPDDAIFATNTSSLSITELSEVTDRPEQFCGMHFFNPPVRMQLVEVISGAHTSEETLSAIEALAEDFDKTPVRVRKDSPGFIVNRILVPLMNEACWLVHDDVATIAEVDSTTKFDMGLPMGSFELSDQVGNDVGLHVLEYMHQVLGDAYEPCPLLEQKVENDELGKKSGEGFYDYEDGGVDIPTDAGREDVEKRLLAVMANEVGKLVQNDVAPVADIDEAVMLGGGFPEGPARLGDDAGLDTLVETLEDLVEETGERRYDVSDGLLAAAEVGGFYGDDDEGETEFENVTVEYPGEMVGHIELDRPHRMNTVSPDLMDELAEAVDLLEADDEVRSILLTGAGDKAFSAGADVQSMASNATPLEAVELSKKGQETFGKLEDVDMPVVAGIDGYALGGGMELATCADLRVASERSELGQPEHNLGLLPGWGGTQRLANIVGEGRAKEIIFTAERYDAEEMADYGFVNEVVGNDELEDRAFELAADLAAGPPVAQRFTKRAMHAGRDDTEAGLEVESQAFGHLIGTEDVMEGITAFMGDGEPEFEGK
- a CDS encoding acyl-CoA dehydrogenase family protein, which encodes MDFELSDEQRQIRDEVRRFAENEIRPAATEYDRAEKFPHEIVERAAEMGLTGANIPLEYGGAGYDTLTNAIIAEELFAADPGIGLCIQSAAFGADALVGFGTEAQKEEYLEPVARGDALMGTAISEPDTGSDVSSVSTQARKEGDEWVVDGNKMWITNGSVGDYFVVLCETDPDAEGRYNGFSQILVESDRDGFEAEKITGKLGIRASDTAELVLNDVRVPEENLVGTRGAGFLQIMQFFDETRTGVAAQGVGIARGAAERALDYAQDREQFGQPISEFQAIQHKLAEMYTEIEAARQLTYKSAWSVDNADDQLTQLASMAKEKASRVAVETADEAVQIHGGAGYVDDFDVERFYRDAKITQIYEGTTEIQKNIIARELLGKGMV
- the cysE gene encoding serine O-acetyltransferase, whose protein sequence is MFDRLRDDVRTALAKDPAATSATEVVLTYPGLHAVWLYRLAHALWVRDHRLGARLLSHLGRLLTGVEIHPGATVGDRLFVDHGMGTVVGETADVGDDVLMYHGVTLGGASMRREKRHPTLEDGVTVGADATIIGPVTVGENATVGAGAVVVDDVPPGTTVVGNPARPVSEADGDIEESAAADRGPSPGDD
- a CDS encoding DNA-3-methyladenine glycosylase family protein, with amino-acid sequence MPDSPHDALREDPDLGPLVAHHGELTLDPADDMFERLVVSILRQQVSMASAAATRERLFEAVEVTPEGVLAADDDVLRDAGLSRQKTRYVNEVAEAFREAGYGIDYFAGMPDDAVRAELTSITGVGDWTANMQLLFSLGREDVFPVGDLGVRKGFRNVVGEDYDRPEMVEYAERWAPYRSYATLYLWRAEEDVADSVAEVRED
- a CDS encoding RimK/LysX family protein; this encodes MTEDITVGVLSLHSSKESKAILNAADELGYGTEWLREENLTVSATDGGMTIEPDVDVIANRLLLSSDEHPVEGIGLALTLNELVPMLNEPLPATRALHKFASAAALAEGGVAVPDALLALSNDRLNAGRERFGERAVYKTAIGTHGGGTWMVELDDPLNAQVGDRHAFLQEYLDHDGDRHHDLRVYVVDGQVVAAMNRYAPEGEWRTNVALGGEVEDVTGALPADVRQMALAATDAVGLDYAGVDIVQGEDGYYVLEVNPTAGFRGLFRASGVSPAPYIVRAAVERVGGSVPDSEVERLSDRLDDSRPAAMPAKPKATAPENVTIGYIEEVVATGTRGNKTVLAKSDTGATRTSIDAELAAEIGTGPILDIVKIKSGSVKSGRSRPVVDLVVGIGGTQHTVTASVEDRSHMDYPLLLGRDILKHYQVDVNRRADDEREPDTEEEESTLE